One window of the Haloarcula halobia genome contains the following:
- a CDS encoding NYN domain-containing protein codes for MTVTHPGQRVAVLADAQNLYHTARSLYTRNIDYAALLEEAVSGRELSRAIAYVIRADSPEEESFFDALVDIGFETRIKDIKTFQDGSKKADWDVGMSLDAVTLAKHNDAVVLCTGDGDFARLCRYLRHEGCRAEAMGFAESSSEDLIEAVDGFVDMSDDPDRFLL; via the coding sequence ATGACCGTCACGCATCCGGGACAGCGCGTCGCCGTGCTGGCCGACGCGCAGAATCTCTATCACACCGCCCGGAGTCTCTACACGCGCAACATCGACTACGCAGCACTCCTGGAAGAGGCCGTCAGCGGCCGCGAGCTGTCCAGGGCCATCGCCTACGTCATCCGTGCCGACTCGCCCGAGGAGGAGTCCTTCTTCGATGCGCTCGTCGACATCGGTTTCGAGACCCGCATCAAGGACATCAAGACGTTCCAGGACGGGTCGAAGAAGGCCGACTGGGACGTGGGGATGAGCCTCGACGCCGTCACGCTGGCGAAGCACAACGACGCAGTCGTCCTCTGTACCGGCGACGGTGACTTCGCCCGCCTGTGTCGCTACCTGCGCCACGAGGGCTGTCGGGCCGAGGCGATGGGCTTCGCGGAGTCGTCCTCCGAGGACCTGATAGAGGCTGTCGACGGCTTCGTCGACATGAGCGACGACCCCGACCGGTTCCTGCTGTAG
- a CDS encoding Rieske (2Fe-2S) protein — translation MSSDQLVAVADLATLEREGHDVADAGGHTVALFHHEEEVYAVDNRCPHMGFPLAKGTVEDGLPTCH, via the coding sequence ATGTCGTCCGACCAACTCGTTGCGGTCGCGGACCTCGCGACGCTGGAACGGGAGGGCCACGACGTCGCCGACGCCGGCGGCCACACCGTCGCGCTCTTCCACCACGAGGAGGAGGTGTACGCCGTCGACAACCGGTGTCCGCACATGGGCTTTCCACTGGCGAAGGGCACCGTCGAGGACGGCCTGCCGACCTGTCACTGA
- a CDS encoding aldo/keto reductase, producing MPMLGLGTWQNDDHDQCAESVRTALERGYRHIDTAQAYGNEAAVGEGIAAADVDREDVFLATKVWNSNLAHDDVLASTEASLSKLGVDAVDLLYVHWPAGAYDPEGTLSAFDELYRQGKIRNVGVSNFEPHHVETALETLEAPLFANQVEMHPFLQQRELRDHASEHDYELVAYSPLARGGVFDDDVLSAIADDHGVSEAQVSLAWLRENGVTAIPKATGEAHIRDNLASLDLDLSEEDVARIDAIERTERRVNPGFGPDSWD from the coding sequence ATGCCGATGCTCGGCCTCGGAACCTGGCAGAACGACGACCACGACCAGTGCGCCGAGAGCGTCCGGACCGCCCTCGAGCGTGGGTACCGGCATATAGACACCGCACAGGCCTACGGGAACGAAGCCGCCGTCGGCGAGGGCATCGCGGCGGCCGACGTCGACCGCGAAGACGTCTTCCTCGCGACGAAGGTGTGGAACTCGAACCTCGCCCACGACGACGTGCTCGCGTCGACCGAGGCGAGCCTCTCGAAGCTCGGCGTCGACGCCGTGGACCTGCTGTACGTCCACTGGCCCGCAGGCGCATACGACCCCGAGGGGACGCTCTCGGCCTTCGACGAGCTGTACCGACAGGGCAAGATCCGCAACGTCGGCGTCTCGAACTTCGAGCCCCACCACGTCGAGACGGCACTGGAGACGCTCGAGGCCCCGCTCTTTGCCAACCAGGTCGAGATGCACCCCTTCCTGCAGCAACGGGAACTGCGCGACCACGCCAGCGAACACGACTACGAACTGGTCGCCTACTCGCCGCTCGCCCGCGGCGGCGTGTTCGACGACGACGTCCTCTCGGCCATCGCCGACGACCACGGCGTCAGCGAAGCGCAGGTCAGCCTCGCCTGGCTGCGCGAGAATGGCGTCACCGCCATCCCGAAGGCGACCGGCGAGGCCCACATCCGCGACAACCTGGCGAGTCTGGACCTCGACCTCTCCGAGGAGGACGTGGCGCGCATCGACGCCATCGAGCGCACGGAGCGGCGCGTCAACCCGGGCTTCGGCCCCGACAGCTGGGACTGA
- a CDS encoding tubulin/FtsZ family protein, which produces MKVVLIGVGQAGGKITQSIAEFDYEMGFEAVRGALAVNTARADLQNLDIDTTLIGQDRVKGHGVGGDNELGAQVMQENAAEVLDDLDGRLTSEAEAVVVVAGLGGGTGSGGAPMLTRELKRIYDIPVYVLGVLPGRDEGGIYQANAGRSLKTTAREADSLLLVDNDAWRGSGDSVAAGYERINDAISQRVGLLLASGETTEGVGESVVDSSEIINTLRGGGLASLGYASATASEDPAENVNVVTSVTRKALLSSMSLPNAVEADKALLVVAGDPERLSRKGVERARRWVEDETGSMEVRGGDFPLASSKIAALVVLSGVERSPRIDEFLDRAREAATSQGKKVDPEEFDNEDLDNLL; this is translated from the coding sequence ATGAAAGTCGTCCTGATTGGTGTCGGCCAGGCTGGGGGCAAGATAACCCAGTCGATCGCCGAGTTCGACTACGAGATGGGGTTCGAGGCGGTACGGGGGGCGCTGGCGGTCAACACCGCCCGTGCGGACCTCCAGAACCTCGACATCGACACGACCCTCATCGGCCAGGACCGGGTCAAGGGCCACGGGGTCGGCGGCGACAACGAGCTGGGCGCACAGGTGATGCAGGAGAACGCCGCCGAGGTGCTCGACGACCTGGACGGTCGGCTTACCTCCGAAGCCGAGGCGGTCGTGGTCGTCGCCGGCCTCGGTGGCGGCACCGGATCCGGCGGCGCGCCGATGCTCACGCGCGAGCTCAAGCGCATCTACGACATCCCCGTCTACGTACTGGGCGTCCTCCCCGGGCGCGACGAGGGGGGCATCTACCAGGCCAACGCCGGCCGTTCGCTGAAGACTACCGCCCGCGAGGCCGACTCCCTCCTCCTCGTGGACAACGACGCCTGGCGCGGCAGCGGCGACAGCGTCGCGGCGGGCTACGAGCGCATCAACGACGCCATCTCCCAGCGGGTCGGCCTCCTGCTGGCCAGTGGCGAGACAACGGAGGGCGTCGGCGAGAGCGTCGTCGACTCCTCGGAGATCATCAACACTCTCCGGGGCGGCGGCCTCGCGTCGCTGGGCTACGCCAGCGCGACGGCCAGCGAGGACCCCGCGGAGAACGTCAACGTCGTCACGAGCGTCACCCGGAAGGCGCTGCTCTCGAGCATGAGTCTGCCAAACGCCGTCGAGGCCGACAAGGCGCTGCTGGTCGTCGCCGGCGACCCGGAGCGCCTCTCGCGGAAGGGGGTCGAACGGGCGCGCCGGTGGGTCGAGGACGAGACCGGGAGCATGGAGGTCCGTGGCGGGGACTTCCCGCTGGCCTCCTCGAAGATCGCGGCGCTCGTGGTGCTCTCGGGCGTCGAGCGGTCGCCCCGTATCGACGAGTTCCTGGACCGCGCTCGGGAGGCCGCGACGTCCCAGGGCAAGAAGGTCGACCCGGAGGAGTTCGACAACGAGGACCTGGACAACCTGCTGTAA
- a CDS encoding SRPBCC family protein, whose protein sequence is MDEIEVSTVVRVPPERLYEFLLDFPGYARYSEYIDQVRQDGDGAPGTRYDLVFSWWKLTYTARSEVTAVDPPHSIDWKLVKDIDAEGHWIVDPAPEEAPADADAASRVVLRIAFDPGSASKDAVDLPRLVSLDWVIRKVVPLIRREAERIVERVVADLEGERRAVDLDIRSDGETV, encoded by the coding sequence GTGGACGAGATCGAGGTCAGTACCGTGGTGCGCGTGCCCCCGGAGCGACTGTACGAGTTCCTGCTCGACTTCCCGGGCTATGCCCGCTACTCGGAGTACATCGACCAGGTTCGACAGGACGGCGACGGCGCGCCGGGGACTCGCTACGACCTCGTGTTCTCGTGGTGGAAGCTGACCTACACCGCCAGGTCCGAGGTGACGGCGGTCGACCCGCCACACAGTATCGACTGGAAACTCGTCAAGGACATCGACGCGGAGGGTCACTGGATAGTCGACCCGGCCCCGGAGGAAGCACCCGCAGACGCCGACGCGGCCTCCCGCGTCGTGCTCCGCATCGCGTTCGACCCCGGCTCGGCCTCGAAAGACGCCGTCGACCTGCCACGACTGGTCTCGCTGGACTGGGTCATCCGGAAGGTGGTCCCGCTGATTCGACGGGAGGCGGAGCGTATCGTCGAACGCGTCGTCGCGGACCTCGAGGGCGAACGCCGGGCGGTCGACCTCGATATTCGGAGCGACGGCGAGACGGTCTGA
- a CDS encoding PUA domain-containing protein, protein MTDREFRSLRRAADYQFGRGAGATLFPAPDAIEVTHTSSGRPRQVLADSGRLATYGTDGRYTLGVAGGRRLLDGFDAPRHRVVVGDESEPFVREGRNAFAKFVQDADRDLRPGDEALVVHAEGHLLAVGRVELPGHGMADFDTGMAVKVRHGADDA, encoded by the coding sequence ATGACCGACCGCGAGTTCCGGAGCCTCCGCCGCGCCGCCGACTACCAGTTCGGCCGCGGCGCGGGCGCGACGCTCTTTCCGGCCCCCGACGCTATCGAGGTGACCCACACCAGTTCCGGCCGCCCCCGACAGGTCCTGGCCGACAGCGGCCGGCTGGCTACCTACGGCACCGACGGCCGCTACACCCTCGGGGTCGCCGGCGGACGCCGCCTCCTCGATGGGTTCGACGCGCCACGCCACCGCGTCGTCGTCGGCGACGAGAGCGAACCGTTCGTCCGTGAGGGGCGCAACGCCTTCGCGAAGTTCGTCCAGGACGCCGACCGGGACCTGCGGCCGGGCGACGAGGCGCTCGTGGTCCACGCCGAGGGCCACCTGCTCGCGGTGGGCCGTGTGGAACTGCCCGGCCACGGCATGGCCGACTTCGACACCGGGATGGCCGTGAAGGTGCGCCACGGGGCCGACGACGCCTGA
- the dapA gene encoding 4-hydroxy-tetrahydrodipicolinate synthase, with protein sequence MTDIDFHGVFPAMCTPFHDDEDRSIDFETLQRDAQRLEEAGVDGLVPAGSTGESATMTHDEHVEVVEAVIDAVDDVPVIAGTGSNNTREALSLSRRAADAGADALLLISPYYNKPEQQGFIEHYTAIADAVDVPQIVYNVPSRTGQNIEPDTAVELAEHPNIQAYKAASGDMNQISEIIERTRDEEFAVLSGDDGMTLPMLSVGGTGCISVAANVEPERTCAMVGAALSGDFERARAIHHELGPLFRAMFVETNPIPVKEAMRIRGYGPAHVRSPLTRLSDEHLDHLRDVLTVLETEDLEDEYAEVER encoded by the coding sequence ATGACCGACATCGACTTCCACGGCGTGTTTCCCGCGATGTGCACGCCGTTCCACGACGACGAGGACCGCAGCATCGACTTCGAGACACTCCAGCGAGACGCCCAGCGGCTCGAAGAAGCGGGCGTCGACGGGCTCGTTCCCGCGGGCTCGACCGGCGAGTCGGCGACGATGACCCACGACGAACACGTCGAGGTCGTCGAGGCCGTCATCGACGCCGTCGACGACGTGCCCGTCATCGCCGGCACCGGGTCGAACAACACCCGCGAGGCGCTCTCCCTGTCGCGCCGAGCGGCCGACGCCGGCGCCGACGCCCTCCTGCTCATCTCGCCGTACTACAACAAGCCCGAACAGCAGGGGTTCATAGAGCACTACACCGCCATCGCCGACGCGGTGGACGTCCCGCAGATCGTCTACAACGTCCCCTCGCGGACCGGCCAGAACATCGAGCCGGACACGGCCGTCGAACTGGCCGAGCATCCGAACATCCAGGCGTACAAGGCCGCCAGCGGCGACATGAACCAGATCTCCGAGATCATCGAGCGCACGCGCGACGAGGAGTTCGCGGTGCTCTCGGGCGACGACGGGATGACGCTCCCGATGCTCTCGGTCGGCGGCACGGGCTGTATCTCCGTGGCCGCGAACGTCGAACCCGAGCGGACCTGTGCGATGGTCGGTGCGGCGCTGTCGGGCGACTTCGAGCGCGCCCGCGCGATCCACCACGAACTGGGGCCGCTGTTCCGCGCGATGTTCGTCGAGACCAACCCCATCCCGGTCAAGGAGGCCATGCGCATCCGGGGCTACGGCCCGGCGCACGTGCGTTCGCCCCTGACGCGACTCTCGGACGAACACCTCGACCACCTCCGTGACGTGCTCACAGTCCTGGAGACCGAGGACCTCGAGGACGAGTACGCGGAGGTCGAACGATGA
- the lysA gene encoding diaminopimelate decarboxylase, giving the protein MNDASPPVRRLADWDHGLLERLAVEHGTPLYVLDLDRVAENYERFSAAFPDAHVMYAAKAHTGQAVLSKLLETGADIECAAWGELQRAIDAGAPPGTLQYTAVNPPDHDLDYATDLAAAHPGLTITAGARDTFDRLEARGYDGRVAIRVNPGIGTGHHEKVATGKDAKFGIPYEQVPEVAEDVAERFDLVGLHAHAGSGVLHDDLDDHCRAIAKVADMGRTVIDGVGDLEFVDFGGGFGVPYREDEEPLDMQVVGEKVRDAVGDLDAQIKLEPGRYVVADAECILTEVNTVKETPATTVVGVDASLATLIRPAMFGSYHPIRNVSAPEREAEPVSVGGPCCTSADVFCTDRPIARPERTDLLAIGNAGAYGYELANQFHSQPRPAEVAIERGEARIVRERETLEDVTRVEQA; this is encoded by the coding sequence ATGAACGACGCCTCGCCGCCGGTCCGCCGTCTCGCGGACTGGGACCACGGGCTCCTCGAACGGCTCGCTGTCGAACACGGGACACCGCTGTACGTGCTGGACCTGGATCGGGTCGCCGAGAACTACGAGCGGTTCTCGGCGGCGTTCCCCGACGCCCACGTGATGTACGCCGCGAAGGCCCACACGGGCCAGGCGGTGCTCTCGAAACTGCTCGAGACCGGCGCGGACATCGAGTGTGCCGCCTGGGGGGAACTCCAGCGGGCCATCGACGCCGGCGCGCCGCCGGGGACGCTCCAGTACACCGCGGTCAACCCCCCGGACCACGACCTCGACTACGCGACGGACCTCGCTGCGGCCCACCCGGGGCTGACCATCACCGCCGGCGCGCGCGACACGTTCGACCGACTCGAGGCGCGGGGCTACGACGGCCGGGTCGCCATCCGCGTCAACCCCGGCATCGGCACCGGGCACCACGAGAAGGTCGCGACCGGCAAGGACGCGAAGTTCGGCATCCCCTACGAGCAGGTGCCCGAAGTCGCCGAAGACGTCGCAGAGCGGTTCGACCTCGTGGGACTCCACGCCCACGCCGGCAGCGGCGTCCTCCACGACGACCTGGACGATCACTGCCGGGCCATCGCGAAGGTCGCGGACATGGGCCGGACCGTCATCGACGGGGTGGGCGACCTGGAGTTCGTCGACTTCGGTGGCGGCTTCGGCGTCCCGTACCGCGAGGACGAGGAGCCACTCGACATGCAGGTCGTCGGCGAGAAGGTCCGGGACGCGGTCGGCGACCTGGACGCACAGATCAAACTCGAACCGGGACGCTACGTCGTCGCCGACGCCGAGTGCATCCTCACCGAGGTCAACACGGTCAAGGAGACGCCGGCGACGACAGTCGTCGGCGTCGACGCCTCGCTCGCGACGCTGATCCGCCCGGCGATGTTCGGGTCGTACCACCCCATCCGGAACGTCAGCGCCCCCGAGCGCGAGGCCGAACCGGTGTCGGTGGGCGGGCCCTGCTGTACGAGCGCGGACGTGTTCTGTACCGACCGACCGATCGCCCGGCCCGAGCGAACGGACCTGCTGGCGATCGGGAACGCCGGCGCGTACGGCTACGAACTGGCCAACCAGTTCCACTCCCAGCCCCGTCCGGCGGAGGTCGCCATCGAACGCGGCGAGGCGCGGATCGTCAGGGAACGAGAGACGCTCGAGGACGTCACACGGGTGGAACAGGCGTGA
- a CDS encoding MarR family transcriptional regulator, producing the protein MSASDIQHAEADGDSEPTGWDAVRDLPPSAKLVAKVLEYNDTLTQSQLADETLLPPRTVRYALNRLEDVGAVDSRFSFADARKRIYSLRIE; encoded by the coding sequence ATGAGTGCTTCCGACATCCAGCACGCCGAGGCGGACGGAGACTCCGAGCCCACGGGGTGGGACGCGGTCAGGGACCTGCCCCCGAGTGCGAAGCTCGTCGCCAAGGTACTGGAGTACAACGACACGCTGACCCAGAGCCAGCTTGCAGACGAGACGCTGTTGCCGCCACGGACCGTTCGCTACGCGCTGAACCGACTCGAGGACGTCGGCGCCGTCGACTCCCGGTTTTCCTTTGCCGACGCGCGAAAGCGCATCTACTCGCTGCGCATCGAGTGA
- a CDS encoding 2,3,4,5-tetrahydropyridine-2,6-dicarboxylate N-succinyltransferase, whose product MLGQDLEGNVEDLWTAYEGGATVEDVEPPQLDTLDAFLTALETGEIRAAKKVDGEWQVNEWVKRGILLNFAFRRTYERQYGGVTYHDVLPLRDTEDLGERGTRNTPDGTTIRRGAYLGEDCIMMSPSFVNIGAHVGDGTLVDSCDTVGSCAQIGEDVKLGANTLIGGVLEPVESAPVIVEDDVSLGAGCRVTSGFVVGEGSVVGENTLLTPRIPVYDLVEDEVLYGELPPERRAFQRFVDSSVGEHDLIPGGAYKPAVVATDVEEETLEATEREDALRD is encoded by the coding sequence ATGCTCGGACAAGACCTCGAAGGGAACGTCGAGGACCTGTGGACGGCCTACGAAGGTGGCGCGACCGTCGAGGACGTCGAACCGCCGCAGCTGGATACGCTCGATGCCTTCCTCACGGCGCTGGAGACCGGCGAGATTCGCGCCGCGAAGAAGGTCGACGGCGAGTGGCAGGTCAACGAGTGGGTCAAGCGGGGCATCCTGCTGAACTTCGCGTTCCGGCGGACCTACGAGCGCCAGTACGGCGGCGTCACATACCACGACGTCCTGCCCCTGCGAGACACCGAGGACCTGGGCGAGCGCGGGACTCGGAACACGCCCGACGGGACGACCATCCGCCGCGGGGCCTACCTCGGCGAGGACTGCATCATGATGTCACCCTCCTTCGTCAACATCGGTGCGCACGTCGGCGACGGGACGCTCGTCGACTCCTGTGACACGGTCGGCTCCTGTGCGCAGATCGGCGAGGACGTCAAACTCGGCGCGAACACCCTCATCGGCGGCGTCCTCGAACCGGTCGAGAGCGCGCCGGTCATCGTCGAGGACGACGTCTCGCTGGGTGCCGGCTGTCGGGTCACCTCCGGGTTCGTCGTCGGCGAGGGCAGCGTCGTCGGCGAGAACACGCTGTTGACCCCGCGCATCCCCGTCTACGACCTCGTCGAGGACGAGGTGCTGTACGGCGAACTCCCGCCCGAGCGCCGGGCCTTCCAGCGGTTCGTCGACTCATCGGTCGGCGAACACGATCTGATTCCGGGCGGGGCCTACAAGCCCGCCGTCGTCGCCACCGACGTCGAGGAGGAGACGCTGGAGGCGACCGAGCGAGAAGACGCGCTCCGGGACTAG
- the dnaJ gene encoding molecular chaperone DnaJ — translation MSQDFYEILGVSRDASEDEIKEAYREKAREFHPDVSDDPNAEEKFKKAKKAKEVLTDEEKRQMYDQVGHERFEQAQKRGGVGGGGAGGAGGMGGDPFGGAGGFDMQDIFDQFFGGGGGRGGNRPRQGQDLQTRMEIDLEEAYHGANKQLSVTRPETCGECDGAGHPPGTDSRTCPECNGQGQTTRVQQTPMGRVQQTATCRRCEGEGELYEETCGTCGGDGVVRNEATLEVEIPAGISDGQTLRMEREGAPGERGGPNGDLLIEVTVRDHPDFERDGDDLSHQHAISFPQAVFGDTITVPTIDGEVEVDVPGGTQSGEVFRLQGKGMPRLRRRGHGDLYVQVQVVTPEDLNTEQQEALEQFAEAGGEEVDVEEGFFEKLKNSL, via the coding sequence ATGAGCCAGGACTTCTACGAGATACTGGGTGTCTCCCGCGACGCCTCTGAGGACGAGATCAAGGAGGCCTACCGGGAGAAAGCCCGGGAGTTCCACCCGGACGTCAGCGACGATCCGAACGCCGAGGAGAAGTTCAAGAAGGCCAAGAAGGCAAAGGAGGTGCTCACCGACGAGGAGAAGCGCCAGATGTACGACCAGGTGGGCCACGAGCGCTTCGAGCAGGCCCAGAAGCGCGGTGGCGTCGGTGGCGGCGGCGCCGGCGGGGCCGGCGGCATGGGCGGCGACCCCTTCGGCGGGGCCGGCGGCTTCGACATGCAGGACATCTTCGACCAGTTCTTCGGCGGCGGGGGCGGTCGCGGCGGCAATCGACCCCGCCAGGGCCAGGACCTCCAGACGCGCATGGAGATCGACCTCGAGGAGGCCTACCACGGCGCGAACAAGCAGCTCTCGGTCACGCGCCCGGAGACCTGCGGGGAGTGTGACGGCGCCGGCCACCCGCCCGGGACCGACTCCCGGACCTGTCCGGAGTGTAACGGCCAGGGACAGACCACCCGCGTCCAGCAGACGCCGATGGGCCGCGTCCAGCAGACGGCGACCTGCCGGCGCTGCGAGGGCGAGGGCGAACTCTACGAGGAGACCTGTGGGACCTGCGGCGGCGACGGCGTCGTCCGGAACGAGGCGACCCTGGAGGTCGAGATCCCGGCCGGCATCTCCGACGGACAGACCCTCCGGATGGAACGTGAGGGTGCCCCCGGCGAACGCGGCGGGCCCAACGGCGACCTGCTCATCGAGGTCACCGTCCGCGACCACCCGGACTTCGAGCGCGACGGCGACGACCTCTCTCACCAGCACGCCATCTCGTTCCCGCAGGCGGTCTTCGGCGACACCATCACCGTCCCGACCATCGACGGCGAGGTGGAGGTCGACGTCCCCGGCGGCACCCAGAGCGGCGAGGTCTTCCGCCTCCAGGGCAAAGGGATGCCCCGCCTGCGCCGCCGCGGCCACGGGGACCTCTACGTCCAGGTCCAGGTCGTCACGCCCGAGGACCTGAACACGGAACAGCAGGAAGCCCTCGAGCAGTTCGCCGAGGCCGGCGGCGAGGAGGTCGACGTCGAGGAGGGCTTCTTCGAGAAGCTCAAGAACTCTTTGTAA
- a CDS encoding DUF7333 family protein — protein sequence MEYDFTRSVVPLVVIVAVATVALTAMMTPSTVFMMVLPSMIVFSVVAFFFGMKHGEFRASP from the coding sequence ATGGAGTACGACTTCACGCGCTCGGTGGTGCCCCTCGTCGTGATCGTGGCCGTCGCGACGGTCGCGCTCACAGCCATGATGACCCCTTCGACGGTGTTCATGATGGTCCTCCCCTCGATGATCGTCTTCTCGGTCGTCGCGTTCTTCTTCGGGATGAAACACGGCGAGTTCCGCGCCAGTCCGTAG
- the dapB gene encoding 4-hydroxy-tetrahydrodipicolinate reductase, translated as MTRVAVNGAAGRMGQTVVDTAADRDDLEIVVGFDVEAGEYQGVPIVADDVAATLAEHDVDVVVDFSIPESTLSLAEACADAGVALVVGTTGFEEEEMAQLKDISERVAVLKATNFSRGIQVLQRTVREAVRALDDYDLELMETHHNQKVDAPSGTANTILDVVQEERDVQPVYGREGHAPREADEIGVFARRAGDIRGEHELVLAGNDEVLSLSHRAEDRAVFAAGALDAAAWVDGREADWYRFGEVVGS; from the coding sequence ATGACGCGGGTCGCCGTCAACGGCGCGGCCGGCCGGATGGGGCAGACGGTCGTCGACACCGCGGCCGACCGCGATGACCTCGAGATCGTCGTCGGCTTCGACGTCGAGGCAGGCGAGTACCAGGGCGTCCCCATCGTCGCCGACGACGTAGCAGCAACGCTCGCCGAGCACGATGTCGACGTCGTCGTCGACTTCTCGATCCCCGAATCGACGCTCTCGCTGGCCGAAGCCTGTGCCGACGCCGGGGTCGCGCTCGTCGTCGGCACCACCGGCTTCGAAGAGGAGGAGATGGCACAACTGAAGGATATCAGCGAGCGGGTCGCCGTGCTCAAGGCGACCAACTTCTCGCGGGGCATCCAGGTCCTCCAGCGGACCGTCCGCGAGGCGGTGCGCGCGCTGGACGACTACGACCTCGAACTGATGGAGACGCATCACAACCAGAAGGTCGACGCACCCTCGGGCACCGCGAACACCATCCTCGACGTGGTACAGGAGGAACGCGACGTCCAACCAGTCTACGGCCGCGAGGGCCACGCCCCGCGCGAGGCCGACGAGATCGGCGTCTTCGCCCGCCGTGCCGGCGACATCCGCGGCGAGCACGAGCTCGTCCTGGCGGGCAACGACGAGGTGCTCTCGCTCTCGCACCGCGCGGAGGACCGGGCCGTCTTCGCCGCCGGCGCGCTCGACGCCGCCGCGTGGGTCGACGGACGCGAAGCCGACTGGTACCGCTTTGGCGAAGTCGTCGGTTCATAA
- a CDS encoding halocyanin domain-containing protein — protein MTDGSVDVSRRAFLRTAAGVTAASAATGTAAAQENGTEGDGGGGGGSSGPPDYGGFLDQVGNYDGTTVDATGQSEVTVSVGAQGNGGAFAFDPPAVHVDNGATVLFEWTGEGGGHNVVSDGEGPLDSGDPVSNAGVNYEYTFEEDGIYPYVCVPHEGLGMKAAIVVGTDYPTADSGGGGGGGGGGGGGSPQVPSSAKTLGVATSFVMVATLGLAYFFIRYGGDYETPGEE, from the coding sequence ATGACAGACGGTAGTGTCGACGTATCTCGTCGGGCCTTCCTGCGGACGGCCGCGGGGGTCACGGCTGCCTCGGCCGCGACAGGAACGGCGGCGGCACAGGAAAACGGGACCGAAGGTGACGGTGGCGGTGGCGGGGGGAGCAGCGGCCCGCCGGACTACGGCGGTTTCCTCGACCAGGTCGGCAACTACGACGGGACCACCGTCGACGCCACCGGCCAGAGCGAGGTGACAGTCTCGGTCGGCGCGCAGGGCAACGGCGGCGCGTTCGCCTTCGACCCGCCCGCGGTGCACGTCGACAACGGCGCGACGGTCCTGTTCGAGTGGACCGGCGAGGGCGGTGGCCACAACGTCGTCTCGGACGGCGAGGGCCCACTCGACTCCGGCGACCCCGTCTCGAACGCCGGCGTCAACTACGAGTACACCTTCGAGGAGGACGGCATCTACCCGTACGTCTGTGTCCCCCACGAGGGACTGGGGATGAAAGCCGCCATCGTCGTCGGGACGGACTACCCGACCGCAGACAGCGGCGGTGGCGGTGGCGGCGGTGGCGGCGGTGGGGGCGGGTCCCCGCAGGTGCCCAGCAGCGCGAAGACCCTCGGCGTCGCGACGTCGTTCGTCATGGTGGCGACGCTGGGGCTCGCGTACTTCTTCATCCGCTACGGCGGCGACTACGAGACGCCCGGCGAGGAGTAA